In the bacterium genome, one interval contains:
- a CDS encoding cytidylate kinase-like family protein, whose protein sequence is MATQVVCISRTQAALGEAVGNLVAERLGFRYVDEEVIQQAARLAQVDPALVAAVEQRQPLLRRVIDKLAAARDLIGPATLMVGVPIRTGAADNAARRVTPEDLRVLIQAAIQQLASDGRAVILAHAASMTLATRADVLRVLVTASAETRARRLASAQGMTAEAASAAVAASDRERRDYFLRFHGLADELPTHYDIVVNTDALTPAQAATLIASAALAAR, encoded by the coding sequence ATGGCCACGCAGGTAGTGTGCATCTCGCGCACGCAGGCGGCGCTGGGCGAGGCGGTCGGCAACCTCGTCGCCGAGCGCCTGGGGTTCCGCTACGTCGACGAGGAGGTGATCCAGCAGGCGGCGCGGCTGGCGCAGGTGGACCCGGCGCTGGTCGCGGCGGTGGAACAGCGCCAGCCGCTGCTGCGCCGGGTGATCGACAAGCTGGCGGCGGCGCGCGATCTCATCGGCCCGGCGACCCTGATGGTCGGGGTCCCGATCCGCACCGGAGCCGCCGACAACGCGGCGCGCCGCGTCACGCCGGAGGACCTGCGCGTGCTCATCCAGGCCGCGATCCAGCAGCTCGCCAGCGACGGCCGCGCGGTCATCCTCGCGCACGCCGCCTCGATGACGCTGGCGACGCGCGCCGACGTGCTCCGCGTCCTGGTCACCGCCTCGGCCGAGACCCGGGCGCGGCGCCTGGCCTCGGCCCAGGGCATGACCGCGGAAGCCGCCAGCGCCGCCGTCGCCGCCTCGGATCGCGAGCGCCGCGACTACTTCCTCCGCTTCCACGGGCTCGCCGACGAGCTGCCGACGCACTACGACATCGTCGTCAACACCGACGCCCTCACGCCGGCGCAGGCGGCGACGCTGATCGCCAGCGCGGCGCTCGCCGCGCGGTGA
- a CDS encoding ester cyclase: MEVGDMKALVRRLYEELWGDGDLSIIDHCIARDYVNHQRVVDPHLSPSVSAVEICGRDMFKTLVGAWRAGFPDVRTTVEDQIAEGDKVATRWISRGTQTGPWMRVAASGKPMLVEGISIDRIADGKVVETWTNWDLLGLMQQIGAVRSPL, translated from the coding sequence ATGGAAGTCGGAGACATGAAGGCCCTGGTCCGCCGCCTCTACGAGGAGTTGTGGGGCGACGGCGACCTCTCGATCATCGATCACTGCATCGCCCGCGACTACGTGAACCATCAGCGCGTCGTCGACCCGCACCTCTCGCCGTCGGTGAGCGCGGTCGAGATCTGCGGCAGGGACATGTTCAAGACGCTGGTCGGCGCCTGGCGTGCCGGCTTCCCCGACGTCCGCACGACGGTCGAGGATCAGATCGCGGAGGGCGACAAGGTCGCCACCCGCTGGATCAGCCGCGGCACCCAGACCGGCCCGTGGATGCGCGTGGCGGCGAGCGGCAAGCCGATGCTGGTCGAGGGCATCAGCATCGACCGCATCGCCGACGGCAAGGTGGTGGAGACCTGGACCAACTGGGACCTGCTCGGCCTGATGCAGCAGATCGGCGCCGTCCGCTCGCCGCTGTGA
- a CDS encoding DUF354 domain-containing protein, giving the protein MRIWIDLANTPHVLFFEPVIAALERRGHEVTLTARRFANTLPLARARGLRVQVIGAGHDADRDEAAKQARHRERTAALVAFARRRFDIAVSHVSYTQGAAARALGMPLFGAIDYEHPGLRTFGHARCLMAPAVIPPRAFAACGVPARIIRPYDGLKEHVYLAGFAADPTVRRTLGIADDERLVVFRPIAHHAVYTDPRGDAVQRRLVEHLAAQPGVRLVVLPRTAAQADEYDGLANRLPAIRVLRDAVDGPSLICAADLVVCGGGTMLREAAVLGVPAVSVFSGRLGSVDRWLAAEGRVAVVRDVAAVARLRMPRRAPRRPAVVDGTALAQIVDGICETAAAG; this is encoded by the coding sequence ATGCGCATCTGGATCGACCTGGCGAACACGCCGCACGTTCTGTTCTTCGAGCCCGTGATCGCGGCGCTCGAGCGCCGCGGCCACGAGGTGACGCTGACGGCGCGGCGCTTCGCCAACACGCTGCCGCTGGCGCGGGCGCGCGGCCTGCGCGTGCAGGTGATCGGCGCCGGGCACGACGCGGATCGCGACGAGGCGGCCAAGCAGGCGCGCCATCGCGAGCGCACCGCCGCGCTGGTGGCGTTCGCGCGCCGTCGCTTCGATATCGCCGTCAGCCACGTGTCCTACACCCAGGGCGCGGCGGCGCGCGCCCTCGGGATGCCGCTCTTCGGCGCCATCGACTACGAGCATCCGGGGTTGCGCACCTTCGGCCACGCGCGCTGTCTCATGGCCCCGGCGGTGATTCCGCCCCGCGCCTTCGCGGCCTGCGGCGTGCCGGCGCGCATCATCCGCCCCTACGACGGCCTCAAGGAGCACGTGTACCTGGCGGGATTCGCAGCCGATCCGACTGTCCGCCGGACCCTCGGTATCGCCGACGACGAGCGGCTGGTGGTGTTCCGGCCGATCGCCCACCACGCGGTCTACACCGACCCGCGCGGCGACGCGGTACAGCGGCGGCTGGTCGAGCACCTGGCGGCGCAGCCGGGCGTCCGCCTGGTCGTCCTGCCGCGCACCGCGGCGCAGGCCGACGAGTACGACGGTCTGGCGAATCGGCTGCCGGCGATACGCGTCCTGCGCGACGCGGTGGACGGCCCGTCGCTGATCTGCGCCGCCGATCTGGTGGTCTGCGGCGGCGGCACCATGCTGCGCGAGGCCGCCGTGCTCGGCGTGCCGGCGGTCTCGGTCTTCTCCGGGCGGCTCGGCAGCGTCGACCGCTGGCTGGCGGCCGAGGGGCGCGTCGCCGTCGTGCGCGACGTGGCCGCGGTGGCGCGCCTGCGCATGCCGCGGCGCGCGCCGCGCCGCCCCGCCGTCGTCGACGGCACCGCGCTGGCCCAGATCGTCGACGGCATCTGCGAGACGGCGGCGGCCGGTTGA
- a CDS encoding phytanoyl-CoA dioxygenase family protein, protein MFDVEAHLRRIEADGFTVIPDFLDPATLTEARRVLAFYLGSHLGRNDFEGTRTERVYTLVARGRVFWPIVLDPRVLALCERLLQPGFLLTASQAIAIQPGETPQPFHYDDTFYRLPRPRPMVSLSTIVAVDAFTDDNGGTEVVPGSHRWSDAELGRPFDVLAAPTPELARAEASLAERARTVTMPAGACLVFAGTLLHRGGRNRSPHPRCAVSNQYCEPWARQQENFVLAVPPEVARQMPERLREMLGYSIHPPFMGQLSASHPRKALDPDYRNPLVAQARAAGARLPE, encoded by the coding sequence ATGTTCGACGTCGAGGCCCATCTGCGCCGCATCGAGGCCGACGGTTTCACGGTCATCCCCGATTTCCTCGACCCCGCGACCCTCACCGAGGCGCGCCGCGTCCTCGCCTTCTACCTCGGCTCGCACCTGGGCCGGAACGACTTCGAGGGAACGCGCACCGAGCGCGTGTACACGCTGGTGGCGCGCGGCCGCGTCTTCTGGCCGATCGTGCTCGACCCGCGGGTGCTGGCGCTGTGCGAGCGCCTCCTGCAGCCCGGCTTCCTCCTCACCGCCAGCCAGGCGATCGCCATCCAGCCCGGCGAAACGCCGCAGCCCTTTCATTACGACGACACCTTCTACCGCCTGCCGCGGCCGCGGCCGATGGTGTCGCTGTCGACCATCGTCGCCGTCGACGCCTTCACCGACGACAACGGCGGCACCGAGGTGGTGCCGGGCAGCCACCGCTGGAGCGACGCCGAGCTCGGCCGGCCGTTCGACGTCCTCGCCGCGCCGACGCCCGAGCTGGCGCGCGCCGAGGCGTCGCTGGCGGAGCGGGCGCGCACGGTCACCATGCCGGCCGGCGCCTGCCTGGTGTTCGCCGGCACGCTGCTGCACCGCGGCGGCCGCAACCGCAGCCCCCACCCACGGTGCGCCGTCTCGAACCAGTACTGCGAGCCGTGGGCGCGCCAGCAGGAGAACTTCGTCCTCGCCGTGCCGCCGGAAGTGGCGCGCCAGATGCCGGAACGCCTGCGCGAGATGCTCGGCTACTCCATCCACCCGCCCTTCATGGGCCAGCTCAGCGCCAGCCACCCGCGCAAGGCGCTGGACCCGGATTACCGCAACCCGCTCGTCGCCCAGGCCCGCGCCGCCGGCGCCCGGCTGCCCGAGTAG
- a CDS encoding glutathione S-transferase yields the protein MKLHTGLGPNPRAVRMFLAEKGMTIPFVQVDLMSGENRRPPYTDKNPAGQLPCLELDDGTMLAEILPICEYVEERQPRPPLVGTTAEERAVTRMWARRIDLNIVEPMTNGFRYAEGLTLFQDRIHCIPQAADDLKAIARENLAWLDGLMRDNPFIAGARFTLADILLFAFLDFGRTVGQALDPALPWLNGWFARVATRPSAAASA from the coding sequence ATGAAGCTGCATACCGGGCTCGGCCCCAATCCACGCGCCGTCCGCATGTTTCTCGCCGAAAAGGGGATGACCATCCCGTTCGTCCAGGTCGACCTGATGAGCGGCGAGAATCGCCGCCCGCCCTACACCGACAAGAATCCCGCCGGCCAGCTCCCCTGCCTGGAGCTCGACGACGGCACGATGCTCGCCGAGATCCTCCCCATCTGCGAGTACGTCGAGGAGCGGCAGCCGCGGCCGCCGCTGGTCGGCACCACCGCCGAGGAGCGCGCCGTGACCCGCATGTGGGCGCGGCGCATCGACCTCAACATCGTCGAGCCGATGACCAACGGCTTCCGCTACGCCGAGGGCCTGACGCTGTTCCAGGATCGCATCCACTGCATTCCGCAGGCGGCCGACGACCTGAAGGCCATCGCCCGCGAGAACCTGGCGTGGCTCGACGGCCTCATGCGCGACAACCCGTTCATCGCCGGCGCGCGCTTCACGCTGGCCGACATCCTCCTCTTCGCCTTCCTCGACTTCGGCCGCACCGTCGGCCAGGCGCTCGATCCCGCCCTGCCGTGGCTCAACGGCTGGTTCGCGCGCGTGGCGACGCGGCCGAGCGCCGCGGCCAGCGCCTGA
- a CDS encoding TetR/AcrR family transcriptional regulator, which yields MTHQVMPAGRAPHLAERGPKGVRTREQLFAAALDEFRRVGVEAASIGEIARRAGTSRASFYFHYPCKDAVLLDLQWRVESTLVERVREQRTLRGALAALIEALIEAQATLASGDLLRAMLSVYIQRPPGLDLAEQAFPLMMQIGRCFAAAKGRELRRGVDPALGTHLFLTSLFGLVASSPQPLAERRDELRQLAALFLETPRRPARRA from the coding sequence ATGACGCATCAAGTCATGCCGGCCGGGCGCGCCCCGCATCTCGCCGAGCGCGGGCCGAAGGGCGTGCGCACCCGCGAACAGCTCTTCGCCGCCGCCCTGGACGAGTTCCGCCGGGTCGGCGTCGAGGCGGCGAGCATCGGCGAGATCGCCCGCCGCGCCGGCACCTCGCGCGCCAGCTTCTACTTCCACTACCCCTGCAAGGATGCGGTGCTGCTCGACCTGCAGTGGCGGGTCGAGAGCACCCTGGTCGAGCGGGTGCGCGAGCAACGCACCCTGCGCGGCGCGCTGGCGGCGCTGATCGAGGCGCTGATCGAGGCGCAGGCGACGCTGGCCTCCGGCGACCTCCTGCGCGCCATGTTGAGCGTCTACATCCAACGCCCGCCGGGGCTCGACCTCGCCGAGCAGGCCTTCCCGTTGATGATGCAGATCGGCCGCTGTTTCGCCGCCGCCAAGGGCCGGGAGCTGCGGCGCGGCGTCGACCCCGCGCTCGGCACGCACCTCTTCCTCACCAGCCTGTTCGGCCTGGTCGCCAGCTCGCCGCAGCCGCTCGCCGAGCGGCGCGACGAGCTGCGGCAGCTCGCCGCGCTGTTCCTCGAAACGCCGCGCCGCCCGGCGCGCCGCGCCTGA
- a CDS encoding MMPL family transporter, translated as MDAYARFLVRRAGLVLVAVALVTVWIGLGLRQLRSEFSIEASLPAHHPLIEIDRQIRRQFGGRNTVIALIVPREGDVWRPEVLEVVQQATFAALHLEGIMAQNVVSLAAPSVRVVDDTDGRLEVNYLMHDVPRTPEAVAALRARVDADPQFRGMLVTPDQRGAVLVLDFWDGNAGIDIAHRVLGLRDQFRDRPVDLYFAGEPIIALTDVEQSQEVALRIPATFVVIALMLLISFRNLQGMVIPMLTAVLSTIWGLGLMGHTGLVIDTWNVATPVLLIAVAAGHSAQMLKRYIEEVERLGDNHAAVISSTVTMGPVMIAAGGVAALGFAALSLTGIPAIMGFGLACAYGIASVVVLEMTFVPALRSLLPAPRPMPRRDGPIQRLLDGLEQAIMRRGGRAVLIGTAIAVLLAIAGAAQIRTYGSTSEYLAHGSIPRDHLEQIQQHFPGTTTMTLLYEGPPESAKSLAELQHLDGLRAELERDPVVWRTASLVDLIKTLHQTFNADAPDPYRLPDSQELLSQLMFLGDSPAFERFIDREYAHSLLVAYLRSDDSAQVGPLIERARAWVAAHPPPPGMRVLIAGGAGPTVVAVNQHTTHTKVLNILLVLTAIYLVSSLVLRSPLGGLYVITPIALSMVLLFGLLGWIGIRLDMGSSSVLAIAAGIGADYAIYFLYRLREERARASDDGAALHVAMQTSGRAVIFVATSIGAGFLAMGLFSRFFGLRLFGTLMPLAMAVSCLAALSLMPVLVLRTRPAFIFGRRRAAAAGERRPALG; from the coding sequence GTGGACGCCTACGCCCGTTTTCTCGTCCGCCGCGCCGGCCTGGTGCTCGTCGCGGTGGCGCTGGTCACCGTCTGGATCGGCCTCGGCCTGCGGCAGTTGCGCAGCGAGTTCAGCATCGAGGCGAGCCTGCCGGCGCACCATCCGCTGATCGAGATCGATCGGCAGATCCGGCGGCAGTTCGGCGGCCGCAACACCGTCATCGCGCTGATCGTGCCCCGCGAGGGCGACGTCTGGCGTCCGGAGGTGCTGGAGGTCGTGCAGCAGGCGACCTTCGCGGCGCTGCACCTCGAGGGCATCATGGCGCAGAACGTGGTCAGCCTGGCGGCGCCGAGCGTGCGCGTCGTCGACGACACCGACGGCCGGCTCGAGGTCAACTACCTCATGCACGACGTGCCGCGGACGCCGGAGGCGGTGGCCGCGCTGCGCGCCCGGGTCGACGCCGACCCGCAGTTCCGCGGCATGCTGGTGACGCCGGACCAGCGCGGCGCGGTGCTGGTGCTCGACTTCTGGGACGGCAACGCCGGCATCGACATCGCCCACCGCGTCCTCGGCCTGCGCGACCAGTTCCGGGACCGCCCCGTCGACCTCTACTTCGCCGGCGAGCCGATCATCGCCCTGACCGACGTCGAGCAGTCGCAGGAGGTGGCGCTGCGCATCCCCGCCACCTTCGTGGTGATCGCGCTCATGCTGCTGATCTCGTTCCGCAACCTGCAGGGGATGGTGATCCCCATGCTCACCGCGGTGCTGAGCACGATCTGGGGCCTCGGGCTCATGGGGCACACCGGATTGGTCATCGACACCTGGAACGTCGCCACGCCGGTGCTGCTCATCGCCGTCGCCGCCGGCCACTCGGCGCAGATGCTCAAGCGCTACATCGAGGAGGTGGAGCGGCTCGGCGACAACCACGCCGCGGTGATCAGCTCGACGGTCACCATGGGGCCGGTGATGATCGCCGCCGGCGGCGTCGCCGCGCTCGGCTTCGCCGCCCTCAGCCTCACCGGCATCCCGGCCATCATGGGCTTCGGGCTGGCCTGCGCCTACGGCATCGCCAGCGTCGTCGTGCTGGAGATGACCTTCGTCCCGGCGCTGCGCTCGCTGCTGCCGGCGCCGCGGCCGATGCCGCGCCGCGACGGCCCGATCCAACGCCTGCTCGACGGCCTCGAGCAGGCGATCATGCGCCGCGGCGGCCGCGCGGTGCTGATCGGCACCGCCATCGCGGTGCTGCTGGCGATCGCCGGCGCGGCGCAGATCCGCACCTACGGCTCGACCAGCGAATACCTGGCGCACGGCAGCATCCCGCGCGACCACCTGGAGCAGATCCAGCAGCACTTTCCCGGCACCACGACCATGACGCTGCTCTACGAGGGGCCGCCGGAGAGCGCCAAGAGCCTGGCCGAGCTGCAGCACCTGGACGGCCTGCGCGCCGAGCTCGAGCGCGATCCGGTGGTCTGGCGCACCGCCTCGCTGGTCGACCTGATCAAGACCCTGCATCAGACGTTCAACGCCGACGCGCCCGATCCCTACCGGCTGCCGGACAGCCAGGAGCTGCTCTCGCAGTTGATGTTCCTCGGCGACTCGCCGGCCTTCGAGCGCTTCATCGACCGCGAGTACGCGCACTCGCTGCTGGTCGCCTACCTGCGCAGCGACGACTCCGCCCAGGTGGGCCCGCTCATCGAGCGCGCCCGCGCCTGGGTCGCGGCGCATCCGCCGCCGCCGGGCATGCGGGTACTGATCGCCGGCGGCGCCGGTCCGACCGTGGTGGCGGTCAACCAGCACACCACCCACACCAAGGTGCTCAACATCCTGCTGGTGCTGACGGCGATCTACCTCGTCTCGTCGCTGGTGCTGCGCTCGCCGCTCGGCGGCCTGTACGTGATCACGCCGATCGCCCTCAGCATGGTCCTGCTGTTCGGGCTGCTCGGCTGGATCGGCATCCGCCTCGACATGGGATCGTCCTCGGTGCTCGCCATCGCCGCCGGCATCGGCGCCGACTACGCCATCTACTTCCTCTACCGCCTGCGCGAGGAACGGGCGCGGGCCAGCGACGATGGCGCGGCGCTGCACGTCGCGATGCAGACCTCCGGCCGCGCCGTCATCTTCGTCGCCACCAGCATCGGCGCCGGCTTTCTCGCCATGGGTCTGTTCTCGCGCTTCTTCGGCCTGCGCCTGTTCGGGACCCTGATGCCGCTCGCCATGGCGGTCTCCTGTCTCGCGGCGCTGTCGCTCATGCCGGTGCTCGTGCTGCGCACCCGCCCGGCTTTCATCTTCGGCCGCCGCCGCGCCGCCGCCGCCGGCGAGCGCCGGCCGGCGCTGGGCTGA
- a CDS encoding aminoglycoside phosphotransferase family protein: MTAAAELGADLAALVEAVGRPLVAAIPLSRRGPARVATAFRLRFADGRTLKGVRTLEAATAARVAALIDDLGALAPRLIAHGGEALLTEWVEGQPLAAAGWPAALLRRCGAAQARVHARARSDADPAQAAGRCAAALRSDLDALVAGGSLAEHEGSGLLRLARRHAPARGTTTVALGDYCADNIVCRPDGELRLVDLETVAVAPSEYDLGRTWYRWPMTPAQRAAYLDGYRAHCDPDPFLAHLPFWHMVALVQGAAYRQRQGHADVGVPLAGLRQLLADADR, from the coding sequence ATGACGGCCGCAGCGGAGCTCGGCGCGGATCTCGCCGCGCTGGTGGAGGCGGTGGGGCGCCCGCTGGTCGCCGCCATTCCGCTGTCGCGTCGCGGCCCGGCGCGGGTCGCCACCGCCTTCCGGCTGCGCTTCGCCGATGGCCGCACGTTGAAGGGCGTGCGCACGCTCGAGGCCGCCACGGCGGCGCGGGTGGCGGCGCTGATCGACGACCTCGGGGCGCTGGCGCCCCGACTGATCGCGCACGGCGGCGAGGCGCTGCTGACCGAATGGGTCGAAGGCCAGCCGCTCGCCGCCGCCGGATGGCCGGCGGCGCTGCTGCGGCGCTGCGGCGCGGCGCAGGCGCGGGTGCACGCGCGCGCCCGCTCCGACGCCGACCCCGCGCAGGCGGCGGGACGCTGCGCCGCGGCGCTGCGCAGCGACCTCGACGCCCTCGTCGCCGGCGGCTCCCTCGCCGAGCACGAGGGGAGCGGGCTGCTGCGCCTGGCGCGGCGCCACGCGCCGGCGCGCGGCACGACGACGGTGGCGCTCGGCGACTACTGCGCCGACAACATCGTCTGCCGGCCCGACGGCGAGCTCCGCCTGGTCGATCTCGAAACCGTGGCGGTGGCGCCGAGCGAGTACGACCTCGGCCGCACCTGGTATCGCTGGCCGATGACGCCGGCGCAGCGCGCCGCCTATCTCGACGGCTACCGCGCGCATTGCGATCCCGACCCGTTCCTCGCCCACCTGCCGTTCTGGCACATGGTCGCCCTCGTCCAGGGCGCGGCGTACCGCCAGCGCCAGGGGCACGCCGACGTCGGCGTGCCCCTGGCCGGCCTGCGGCAACTGCTCGCCGACGCCGACCGCTGA
- a CDS encoding acyltransferase, whose amino-acid sequence MRQPATRPTAAAVTADWSGRFRPDIEGLRGLAVVPVVLYHAAVPGFAGGYVGVDVFFVLSGYLITGLLLREAAATGAVALAAFYARRARRILPAAALVLVATLLASALCLPPVRVPDIAVDGGWAALFSANLRFALQATDYLQADRAPSPLLHYWSLGVEEQFYLLWPALVLLVVRRRGNGAARAGALAFAVAGASFALSLRLTATNLPWAFFSLPTRAWELALGALLAVADARRVALPRGLAALAGWSGAALVGIAVGSLSAATPFPGTAALLPTVGTALLIAAGGQAPPAAPSRLLATPVPRFIGRISYSLYLWSWPLLVIPAGAADAPLPLWQRLALAALAVPLAAASQQLVEQPLRRGRGIGTVPARNLAYAAALSVAVVAVALATYGGARWRLGGRGVDSAAAPPAALVPLLSGPLPDDVHPSLAEVAADIARLYPDKCHLGARETEGAACAYGAPASSRTVVLFGDSHAANWFPALEPIAAARGWRLLARTKSACTAADVPVWNWSLKRVYAECATWREGVLRAIEAAPPALVVLAAVRTAAVVADGRVIDGPQRERAWADGLARTIRRIAATGAAVVMILDTPRPAGDLPTCLSKHADDVAACATARSQAVDEHWRALERATATDAGASVIDPTDWVCPGDPCPPVISSRIVFRDDHHLSTAFVTLLASRLANALPADGSIAAGGRAAAP is encoded by the coding sequence TTGCGCCAGCCCGCCACCCGCCCCACGGCCGCCGCCGTCACCGCCGACTGGTCGGGACGCTTCCGGCCGGACATCGAGGGACTGCGCGGCCTCGCGGTGGTGCCGGTGGTGCTCTATCACGCCGCGGTGCCGGGATTCGCCGGCGGCTACGTCGGCGTCGACGTGTTCTTCGTCCTCTCCGGCTACCTGATCACCGGCCTGCTGCTGCGCGAAGCCGCGGCGACGGGCGCCGTCGCGCTGGCGGCGTTCTACGCCCGGCGCGCCCGCCGCATCCTGCCGGCGGCGGCGCTGGTGCTGGTGGCGACGCTGCTCGCGTCGGCGCTGTGCCTGCCGCCGGTGCGCGTACCGGACATCGCGGTCGACGGCGGCTGGGCGGCCCTGTTCTCGGCCAACCTCCGCTTCGCCCTGCAGGCGACGGACTACCTGCAGGCCGACCGCGCCCCGTCGCCGCTCCTCCACTACTGGTCGCTCGGCGTCGAGGAGCAGTTCTATCTCCTGTGGCCGGCGCTCGTCCTGCTCGTCGTGCGGCGGCGCGGCAACGGCGCGGCGCGTGCCGGAGCGCTCGCGTTCGCGGTCGCCGGCGCCTCGTTCGCCCTGTCGCTGCGCCTGACGGCGACGAACCTCCCCTGGGCCTTCTTCTCCCTGCCGACGCGCGCCTGGGAGCTCGCCCTCGGCGCGCTGCTCGCCGTCGCCGACGCGCGCCGCGTCGCGCTGCCGCGCGGGCTCGCCGCCCTGGCGGGCTGGAGCGGCGCGGCGCTGGTCGGCATCGCGGTGGGGTCGCTCTCCGCCGCGACGCCGTTCCCCGGCACCGCCGCCCTGCTGCCGACCGTCGGCACCGCGCTGCTGATCGCCGCCGGCGGGCAGGCGCCGCCGGCGGCGCCGAGCCGGCTGCTGGCGACGCCGGTGCCGCGCTTCATCGGGCGGATCTCGTACTCGCTCTATCTGTGGAGCTGGCCGCTGCTGGTCATTCCCGCCGGCGCGGCGGACGCGCCGCTGCCGCTGTGGCAGCGCCTGGCGCTCGCCGCCCTCGCCGTTCCGCTCGCCGCCGCCAGTCAGCAGCTCGTCGAGCAGCCGCTGCGACGCGGGCGGGGCATCGGGACGGTACCCGCCCGCAATCTGGCGTACGCGGCGGCGCTGTCGGTCGCCGTCGTCGCCGTCGCCCTCGCCACCTACGGCGGCGCGCGCTGGCGGCTCGGCGGCCGCGGCGTCGACAGCGCCGCGGCGCCGCCCGCGGCCCTGGTGCCGCTGCTCAGCGGACCGCTGCCGGACGATGTCCACCCTTCGCTCGCCGAGGTGGCGGCGGACATCGCGCGCCTCTATCCCGACAAGTGCCACCTCGGGGCGCGGGAGACGGAGGGCGCCGCCTGCGCCTACGGCGCGCCGGCATCGTCGCGCACCGTGGTGCTGTTCGGCGACTCGCACGCCGCGAACTGGTTTCCGGCCCTCGAGCCGATCGCCGCGGCGCGCGGCTGGCGCCTGCTGGCGCGCACCAAGTCGGCCTGCACCGCCGCCGACGTACCGGTCTGGAACTGGAGCCTCAAGCGCGTCTACGCCGAGTGCGCGACGTGGCGCGAGGGCGTGCTGCGCGCCATCGAGGCGGCGCCGCCGGCGCTCGTCGTCCTCGCCGCGGTGCGGACGGCGGCGGTGGTCGCCGACGGCCGGGTGATCGACGGCCCGCAGCGGGAGCGCGCCTGGGCGGACGGGCTGGCGCGGACGATCCGCCGCATCGCGGCCACCGGCGCCGCCGTCGTGATGATCCTCGACACGCCGCGCCCGGCCGGCGACCTGCCGACCTGCCTGTCGAAGCACGCCGACGACGTCGCCGCGTGCGCGACCGCGCGCTCGCAGGCCGTCGACGAGCACTGGCGCGCCCTCGAGCGCGCCACCGCC